In Capsicum annuum cultivar UCD-10X-F1 chromosome 11, UCD10Xv1.1, whole genome shotgun sequence, one genomic interval encodes:
- the LOC107847820 gene encoding uncharacterized protein LOC107847820 isoform X8: MFICSFFYYFVLNYFTSTKLTHQSKQSIFSIPFSNSPFNFAPKVESFALLLLEINMDDDVVQRVFEEGGRQQQQQQPSILQSLPLHLSFDHGYYLLVKSIQELRSKKNALVTVGIGGPSGSGKTSLAEKVASVLGCIVVSMENYRTGVDDGNDIDLIDFDLLVNNLEDLINGRDTFIPVFDFQGRKRIGTKAIKSSSSGVVVVDGAYALHAKLRSLLDIRVAVVGGVHFSLLSKVQYDIGESCSLDSLIDSIFPLFRKHIEPDLHHAQIRINNSFVSSFREPIYKLKCKSEVCKQIEGEHASHVFHGKEAQADNFIEMYLRPPSANEEARINDWIKVRQSGIRYYLSLGDQRIVDKNFIIRPKAEFEVGRMTLGGLLTLGYNVVVSYKRASTSVVEGNFSLSLETIDTLGETYLVLRGVNRKMVGAEASRMGINGPWITKSYLEMVLERKGVPRLNTPPLSNAPNAVFASNQERLIAAPKPLRVSPNMVNRLEDLSQPWTRSPTKSKMEPVLATWHFISLDPAVAHGSVIDPTSSRGAVQLAPMPDSYDLDRGLLLSVQAIQALLENKGLPVIVGIGGPSGSGKTSLARKMANIVGCEVVSLESYYKSEHVKDFKYDDFGSLDLGFLSKNISDIRNCRRTKIPIFDLETGARSGFKELEVSEECGVVIFEGVYALHPDIRKSLDLWIAVVGGVHSHLLSRVQRDKSRVGCFMSQNEIMTTVFPMFQQYIEPHLVHAHLKIRNDFDPVLSPESSLFVLKSNKQVAYQDILRILDPTKICSSVQNFIDIYLRLPGIPANGQLTESDSIRVRICEGRFALLIREPIREGNYIIQPKVDFDISISTVAGLLNLGLFPSRCVLNQILMLHNF; encoded by the exons ATGTTCATCTGTTCATTTTTCTACTACTTTGTACTTAACTACTTTACAAGTACAAAGCTAACCCACCAAAGTAAGCAATCAATCTTCTCCATCCCCTTTTCCAATTCTCCCTTCAATTTTGCCCCAAAAGTAGAATCCTTTGCCTTGTTATTGTTGGAGATTAATATGGATGATGATGTTGTGCAGCGAGTATTTGAAGAAGGTGGCCGccaacagcaacagcaacagcCTTCCATTCTCCAATCCCTTCCTCTTCACCTC TCCTTTGATCATGGCTATTACTTGTTGGTCAAATCTATTCAAGAGCTTCGTTCTAAGAAAAATGCTCTTGTTACTGTTGGCATTGGTGGCCCTAGTGGCTCTGGCAAAACCAG CTTAGCGGAGAAAGTGGCATCTGTCCTTGGTTGTATTGTTGTATCTATGGAAAATTATCGTACTGGAGTCGATGATGGCAATGATATCGATTTAATTGACTTTGATCTTCTTGTCAACAATCTTGAG GACTTGATAAATGGCCGTGATACGTTTATCCCAGTGTTTGATTTCCAAGGGAGAAAACGTATTGGTACCAAAGCAATAAAAAGTAGCTCATCAGGAGTG GTAGTAGTTGATGGTGCTTATGCTTTGCATGCTAAACTACGGTCTTTGCTAGATATACGAGTTGCTGTG GTTGGCGGTGTTCACTTCAGTCTTCTTTCTAAAGTTCAGTACGATATAGGAGAATCTTGCTCGCTGGATTCCCTAATCGACAGTATTTTCCCTCTGTTCCGGAAGCATATTGAACCAGACCTTCATCATGCTCAG ATTAGAATTAACAACAGTTTTGTGTCATCATTTAGAGAGCCAATCTACAAGCTCAAATGCAAAAGTGAGGTGTGTAAG CAAATCGAAGGTGAGCATGCATCTCatgtatttcatggaaaggaAGCACAAGCTGACAA TTTTATTGAGATGTACCTAAGACCTCCCTCTGCCAATGAAGAAGCACGCATTAATGATTGGATTAAGGTACGACAATCGGGTATCAGATACTATCTCTCTCTGGGTGATCAACGGATAGTTGacaaaaatttcatcattcggCCCAAAGCTGAGTTTGAG GTTGGACGGATGACTCTGGGTGGATTACTGACTTTGGGATACAATGTAGTAGTAAGTTACAAAAGGGCATCAACATCGGTTGTTGAGGGCAACTTCTCACTTTCACTGGAAACCATCGATACGCTAGGCGAGACATATCTGGTTTTAAGGGGAGTAAATCGGAAA ATGGTTGGAGCTGAAGCATCAAGGATGGGTATTAATGGACCTTGGATTACTAAATCATATCTAGAGATGGTTCTGGAGAGGAAAG GGGTACCACGTCTGAATACACCACCTTTGTCTAATGCACCAAATGCTGTGTTTGCTAGCAACCAAGAGAGGCTGATCGCAGCTCCAAAGCCACTTCGTGTTAGTCCAAACATGGTTAACCGGCTAGAAGATTTATCCCAGCCTTGGACGCGTTCCCCCACGAAGTCCAAAATGGAACCTGTGTTAGCAACATGGCATTTTATCTCGCTGGATCCAGCAGTTGCTCATGGCTCTGTTATTG ATCCTACTTCTTCCAGGGGTGCCGTGCAGCTTGCGCCCATGCCTGATTCATATGATTTAGACAGAGGATTACTTCTTTCTGTTCAAGCAATCCAG GCTTTGCTGGAGAACAAGGGTCTTCCAGTTATAGTTGGAATTG GAGGTCCGAGCGGATCTGGGAAAACGAGTTTGGCTCGTAAGATGGCAAATATTGTTGGCTGTGAAGTTGTTTCCCTTGAAAGCTATTACAAGTCTGAACATGTAAAGGACTTTAAGTATGATGATTTTGGCTCGCTTGATCTCGGTTTTCTGTCAAAG AATATCAGTGACATCAGAAATTGCCGAAGAACAAAAATACCCATCTTTGACCTTGAAACAGGTGCTCGTAGTGGTTTCAAGGAGCTTGAAGTTTCTGAAGAATGTGGAGTG GTCATCTTTGAAGGTGTTTATGCTTTGCACCCTGACATCAGAAAATCACTGGATTTGTGGATTGCTGTT GTTGGAGGTGTTCATTCACATCTTCTTTCACGAGTTCAAAGAGATAAAAGTAGAGTTGGCTGCTTTATGTCCCAAAATGAAATCATGACAACAGTATTTCCAATGTTTCAACAGTACATTGAACCACATCTTGTCCATGCACAT CTAAAAATCAGAAATGATTTTGATCCTGTGCTGTCCCCTGAAAGTTCCTTGTTCGTGCTGAAAAGCAATAAACAG GTGGCATATCAAGACATTTTGAGAATTCTTGATCCTACCAAGATATGTAGTTCCGTCCAGAATTTTATTGATATATACTTGCGGCTTCCTGGAATACCAGCCAATGGTCAGTTAACAGAAAGTGATTCTATAAGAGTCAGAATATGTGAAGGAAGGTTCGCATTGCTAATACGCGAG CCTATAAGAGAAGGAAATTATATTATTCAGCCGAAAGTGGACTTCGATATCAGCATAAGTACTGTTGCAGGGCTCCTTAATCTTGG GTTATTTCCCAGTCGGTGTGTCTTGAATCAAATTCTTATGCTTCACAACTTCTGA
- the LOC107847953 gene encoding nudix hydrolase 25, which produces MENLPCGYRPNVGICLINYDNLVFVASRLNVPGAWQMPQGGIEDGEDPKSAAIRELREETGITSAEIIAEVPQWLTYDFPPAVKAKVNRLWGGEWHGQAQKWFLMRFNNGESEINLATGEAEAEFSEWKWARPEEVIEQAVDYKRPTYEEVVRSFQSYLNDGSKAAKCQSTKW; this is translated from the exons ATGGAGAATCTTCCTTGTGGTTATCGTCCCAACGTAGGAATTTGTCTCATCAATTATGATAATTTG GTCTTTGTGGCTTCCAGATTGAATGTACCCGGAGCATGGCAAATGCCACAG GGGGGCATTGAAGACGGAGAAGACCCTAAATCTGCTGCCATCAGGGAATTGCGGGAGGAAACTGGAATAACATCAGCTGAAATAATTGCAGAG GTTCCACAATGGTTGACCTATGACTTCCCACCAGCCGTAAAGGCCAAAGTAAACCGTCTTTGGGGAGGAGAATGGCATGGACAGGCACAGAAATG GTTTCTTATGAGATTTAACAACGGGGAAAGTGAAATCAACTTAGCAACAGGTGAAGCAGAAGCAGAGTTCTCAGAGTGGAAGTGGGCAAGACCAGAAGAAGTAATTGAGCAG GCTGTAGACTACAAGAGGCCAACATATGAGGAAGTTGTTAGGAGTTTCCAGTCTTACCTCAATGATGGTAGCAAAGCTGCTAAATGTCAATCAACGAAATGGTGA
- the LOC107847954 gene encoding 60S ribosomal protein L31, which produces MSEKRKGRKEEVVTREYTINLHKRLHGCTFKKKAPTAIKEIRKFAMKAMGTKDVRVDVKLNKHIWSRGIRSVPRRVRVRVARKRNDDEDAKEELYSLVTVTEIPPEGLKGLGTKVIEDED; this is translated from the exons ATGTCGGAAAAAAGGAAAGGAAGAAAAGAGGAAGTGGTTACCAGGGAGTACACCATCAATCTCCACAAGCGCTTGCATGGATG CACATTCAAGAAGAAGGCTCCCACAGCCATCAAGGAGATCCGGAAGTTTGCTATGAAAGCAATGGGCACAAAGGATGTCAGAGTGGACGTGAAGTTGAACAAGCACATCTGGAGCAGGGGAATCCGAAGTGTCCCAAGGAGGGTCAGAGTTCGTGTTGCTCGCAAAAGGAATGATGACGAAGATGCAAAGGAGGAGCTCTACTCATTGGTTACTGTAACAGAGATCCCACCAGAGGGATTGAAGGGGCTTGGCACCAAGGTCATTGAGGATGAAGATTAA
- the LOC107848521 gene encoding mitogen-activated protein kinase 9, translating to MTMAIKEFFTEYGEANQYEIQEVVGRGSYGVVAAAVDTHTGKKVAIKKINNVFEHVSESTRILREIKLLRLLRHPDIVQVKQILLPPCRREFKDIYVVFELMECDLQHVIKANDRLTPEHYQFFLYQLLRGLKYMHTANVFHRDLKPKNILANADCKLKICDFGLARAAFGDTGDTPSAIFWTDYVATRWYRAPELCGSFYSKYTPAVDIWSIGCIFAEMLTKKPLFPGRDVIDQLDLITDLLGSPSTEVISRIKNDKARRFLSSMMEKAPTPFSQKFPSIDPLALSLLERLIAFDPKDRPSAEEALAHPYFHGLANKENEPSARPISKFEFDFERRKLGKEDIRELIVREILEYHPQMLQEYLHGTEHTTSFMYPSAVDCFKEQFDQLEGDCGRGGRNALYPRRPASLPRERICVPRDEEADQHGDFERHVEAAVAQKCLPSPRKSPEANKTDSSNENICHRLSPTSNTARSIIKSASIISFSKCIGAVWDDCEDTTCKRYDNGISRSSKEPATLYA from the exons ATG ACTATGGCAATCAAGGAATTCTTCACTGAATATGGTGAAGCAAATCAATATGAAATCCAAGAGGTCGTCGGCAGAGGGAGCTATGGTGTTGTTGCAGCAGCAGTTGATACTCATACAGGAAAGAAGGTAGCGATAAAGAAGATCAACAATGTATTTGAGCATGTCTCAGAATCCACGCGCATCCTTAGAGAAATAAAGCTCCTCCGTTTGCTTAGACATCCAGATATTGTACAAGTAAAGCAAATTCTATTACCTCCATGTCGGAGAGAATTCAAGGATATATATGTTGTTTTCGAGTTGATGGAGTGTGACCTTCAGCATGTAATTAAGGCCAATGACCGTCTCACGCCTGAACATTATCAGTTCTTTTTATATCAGCTTCTTCGAGGTTTAAAGTATATGCACACAG CAAATGTGTTCCATCGAGATTTGAAGCCAAAGAACATTCTAGCAAATGCAGATTGTAAGctaaaaatttgtgattttggaCTTGCTCGGGCAGCATTTGGTGATACTGGCGATACCCCGTCTGCTATTTTCTGGACT GACTATGTAGCAACTCGTTGGTACCGTGCTCCTGAACTTTGTGGCTCTTTTTACTCCAAA TACACCCCAGCAGTTGATATATGGAGTATAGGATGTATATTTGCAGAAATGCTTACGAAGAAGCCATTATTTCCGGGGAGGGATGTCATCGACCAATTGGATCTGATCACTGATTTGCTTGGTTCTCCATCCACCGAAGTTATTTCAAGG ATCAAAAATGACAAAGCAAGGAGATTTTTAAGCAGCATGATGGAGAAAGCCCCTACTCCTTTCTCTCAAAAATTCCCAAGTATAGACCCATTAGCTCTAAGCTTACTTGAGCGTTTGATTGCTTTTGACCCCAAAGATCGCCCTTCTGCTGAAGAG GCACTAGCGCATCCGTACTTCCATGGTTTAGCAAACAAGGAGAATGAGCCTTCTGCTCGgcctatttcaaaatttgaattcgaCTTTGAAAGAAGAAAACTGGGAAAAGAGGATATTAGAGAACTCATTGTCAGGGAG ATTTTGGAGTACCACCCTCAGATGCTGCAGGAGTATCTTCACGGCACTGAGCATACTACTAGCTTTATGTACCCAAG TGCGGTTGATTGCTTTAAGGAACAATTTGACCAACTTGAGGGAGACTGTGGCAGAGGTGGAAGAAATGCTCTCTATCCAAGGCGACCTGCCTCTTTGCCTAG AGAGCGGATTTGTGTTCCAAGAGACGAGGAAGCTGATCAGCATGGTGATTTTGAAAGGCATGTTGAAGCAGCTGTTGCACAAAAATGCCTTCCAAGCCCCAGAAAATCACCTGAGGCCAACAAAACTGATTCTAGTAATGAAAATATATGTCATAGGCTTAGTCCGACAAGCAACACTGCACGCAGCATAATAAAAAGTGCTAGCATTATTAGCTTTTCCAAGTGCATTGGGGCAGTTTGGGACGACTGTGAG GATACAACTTGCAAACGATATGATAATGGAATTAGTAGATCGTCCAAGGAGCCAGCAACTCTGTATGCTTGA